The genomic segment TGCTTAGTTTTTTGGTGAGTGATTTGAATAGCTTATTGGCAGGGTGAGATCTCACTAGCTCCTGCTTCATGTTAACGTGGTCTTTCTCCAAGTCTGTCAGCCTCATTCTCATTCTTGCAACTTCTAGCTTCAGCTCTCGGTTCTCCCTTCTCACTGATGCATAGTTGTCTCTCGGGGAAATGGCTCCGCTTCCTGCACCACTTCCTGAACGATGAGGGTATTGACCATTCATTCCTCCAAATAAAAATTGGCTGTGCCCTCCGTTCATGGCATTCCGAAGCCTTATTTGCTCAAAGTATAGAACCTGCACTGCCATCTGCACTGGTAGCCTTTCATTTTGTGCTGCATGGCTGCACGCTTCTTGAGACAGTTTCTGACAATCAATGGTTTTGCACAGCCGGTATCTCTCTGAATCCTTTATGTTTGGATGAACCTATAACAACACTTCAATTCAATTCTGagtttaaaatagttttacatTATTTCTAACTGTTTCTAAttgtaaaagtatatattatttacttcAACTTGGTAGCTGGAACTAGAGTATAGTTTACCAGAGAAATAAGACTTGCAATGGAATGGTAGTTAAAGGGAGAAGCAAATTTTCACCTTAAGGAAGATATCAACAGCTCTATAGAGTCCATCACTCACAATACGTGCGTGATCTGGAAGTAGTTCAGCAAGGGAGATGAACTTTGATGGCAACAAGTTTGGGTCTAGTGCGACTTCGGCGAGATAGTTGTCCATCAATTTTGATACCTTCAGAATTGAGCTTTGTTTTGGAGATCCGGGGCTGTCATAGTCATAAACCATTTCACTTTCATCTCTCAAGTGATTATTATCCTCTTGGTCCTCCTCGTCCAAGTTgagaaaattggaaaaaattctcaaaattgAATCAGTGTCATAAATGGTGCCATGGGTATTTTGATGTGAATTTGTTGGGATTAGGATGTCTTCGAGAATTGCCTGGTCAAGTTGTAGACCAATTCTTCTCTCCAAGTCAGATCTGCAAGAAGTGGATGCCGATGCAGCTATTGCAGCTTTCAACAAGCTTGAGAGAAATGCCATTGGAACCGGGCTTTTCCTTGATTGTGTTGGTAGTAAGCCAGAAATGGCTTCAACAATGACTCTTTGTTTCTTCTGCAATTCTAAGTCGGGAAAACATCCTTTCACTGCATGGTGGTCCCTAACAATCCCTTGAAGAGAATTATGTGCAtagtttatcaaaattttgCTGATCATGTCTTGTTTTAGTCCCTTTGACTTCACTGCAGACAAAACTCTTTGGAAGAAATCAAGACTAAGAATATTGAGAGATTTCCCCCACCATTCTGAGGGTGTTTCGGGTTCCATGTTTGTGATGATTTTAGAAGGGAAGTTATGGTCCAGCTTTTGTAAACCAGTGGTGAGCTGTTCTTTACATGCATTATTTGCAATTGCATTGATTAGTCTGCTGACAAGACTAATCTCTTCTGAAGTGgggacaagagtttcacaacgGTGAAGAACAGATATTGTGTTTGATATATTTGGTAGCACCGTTTCCTTTAGGTATGCTTCGGCTCGTGTCTCCAGGTTTTTCTCTGAGAACTCTTCTGTCATTTCTAGAAAATGAGCAACACATTTTAGCATGGCAACATTGGAGAGGGTGAGCTCAACATTAATTCCATAACAGAATTTGGCAGCCAGCTCAAATGCCTCTGCACCACCCGGCACGTTTGGGAGACTTATCCGTGAAACTTTTGAATCTTTTGCTTCTAATAGCATTTTCCGAATCCTTCCACTCCTAGAAACAAGAGGAAactgtagaaaaaaaaattaaacaacttaGAACTTGCAGTATGATAATCCCCCTTCTTTTGTTAACTGATTCATGCATTATAGAGCACTATTTTCATGATTTTATCTCTAGCTGTTAATGTCTACTCTGCTGTACTATGGTTGAACTTGAAATTCTCTTCAGAGGGGTTACTGgtgcagaaaaagaaaagcatttaTATTGATACACATGGTTGATATATTCAGCACAGGAAAATGTCATTTATGAACAAATAAATACCCATGAGAGTGAAAGATCAGTATGCAGAATATGAAGTAACCTATGAGAAAGGCAACCTGTAGTTTCTTTACCTTGTGAAGTGCAAAGCTTGAAGCTCCTACTTCAATGGTGAGATCACTAGAGACATCAGATATCGGCCTGTAATTTACAAACCTGGCTGAATTATTGCATGGCGTAGACATGGAAATTTCAATGTAAAGCAACAACTGCTGCTAAGCATATTACTACCAAAATGAAATTATGAGAGAACTAGAAAGAGTGTTTTGGTGCAGCATGTATATGCAATGAAATGTACAAGATGGAATTGAATTGTACACCACACACCCGAAGACAATGTAATCTTCCAAGATCAAGTACGTAGGTGTGAATGGTCCCCAACTCAATAAATACAGAATGAGTGGGACTACTTTAGCAGTACCTCAGACAATACGATTACACGACCTTTAAGTCCAATTCAATATTGCACGATTGTTTATGTTGTGGAACCCGTTATTCCAAATCATTGACCAGTGACCACCACATGTAAGAAAGGAAAACCATTTAAGCCACACATGCAATGTCCTGTTAATGTCTAAGCCTATTATGGTGTCCAAACTTGAAAGTTACAATATTAGACATGTGTAAATAATCTAATAACGGGTGACTCCATACACCTAATAATAGTTTTAAGATAGACTtagtgtatttttaaaatttaaatttagatccAACTCAATTTCAAAAGCTAGCTCTTAAATGGGAACTGTGTTCATGTCATATTACTTTCCCATAGTCGGTGAGGTCTTATTATTACAGCAGTTCCGTACTCATTCAAAACTCTCCAATCTAAACATATCCATAGGAGCTAAAGATAACAAAAGCAGAAGAATAATTGACAGACAAACATGAATTGGCATTTTCATTGAAGACAGATCAGGATTGGACATTCACCACGGAGCACCATACTGTTGTCTGCTTAACACAGGACTATACATCAAAGTCAAGGTTACACGTTACAGCTTTATCTACCTATCACAGTGCCTAAATTATACCATCAATCCTAAGAGTGTTTCTACCATAAAAATGCACAGGTTGTGGTGAGTAAAGGACCATGTCAGATCAGAAGTTGTGAGAAACTGGAATTTGAATGAATACAAAAGATATGCACACACACACGAGCAATACGACAAGACAAAATGAAAGCTTCCCAGGTGGTGCTACTATGCAGAAACTGAACTTTCACAATCCTATAGGAAAAGGACAGTTagacccaccaaaatgaaacctctgagaaataaaataaaccttGGAGTGTCATGAACATCAGGAGCCATTTGCGCTTCAAAAGTGGACAGTGCAATACCTTGTCATAAATCATTAATCCCAAAAGCTTAAACTGATAGGTAACCCACATGAatggttttatatttttataacgtGGAGCTCTTGATTCCAATTATGTGATCAAAATCTAGTTATAGATATTTGAAAACGACAATacgatgaaaaagaaaaggatttgtttttaagtttaggATGAGTCGTTAGATCAATTTCTGGAAGTGAATGTCTGCCATTTTGCCCATTCATTATCATTGCCTCAGCAAAGGAAAAATCACCAATAATTATGGGTCTAAATACTACTTTcagacatttttcttttcttgtaggCTAATTTAGAGCAAATATTatggaaaaacaaaacaaaactatacccaaaataatgaagaaaacaaaattcatagTGAAGATGGAGAATATTTTACCATTCAGTGGCATGCCTTATGCTCGAACTAGGACGAAAGGTCCTCTTCCCAGAGATGCTAGGCTTTAATTCTCCAACAGTGACAACCCCCATTTCAACAAAACCTGGCAATTATGAACCCACTGTACCCCACTAAGAATTGTCACTATGAGTGAAGTGACTTTGATATGCTAGCATTCTATTCCATGCCAGTTAACTAAAACAAAGCCACTGAAAAACTGTGTGCACCATTCTCTTGGGAGACTCTTGTGGAGAACTAAAGTCAGATGAACTCATACAGTGCCAAGGGAGGGAATGAAGGGATGGAGGTGATTTTGAGACGTACTTTATGACTGTTTATAATGAACATAATCTAAAGTCAAGGAAAACACAGGTGTGCTTGCACTTTTCGGTGAAAGGTAGTGAGCAAGTggagttttcttttattttaaaggtttttgacTTAAGAAATTGCAGGAATCCGGATGTGTTGCACTGCTTTTGGGAGTTGTAATAATGGCTAGCCGAAGCTACACACATAAATTTAGCATAAATTAATCCCTATTATGTGTAAAGACCACAAAAGTGGAAATTAAAATGATGACTTGGATAACATGATACTATGAGAACCGTGCTATATTAGATATCATTAGCTCACATACGTACGTGTTATGTCATTGACTAAAGTAATGGATATTTTACAAGATGCAAATTTCCAATTCCATTGCTTTAAAGTGTTTCTAAGTGCTGCAACTGTTTGTTTTTGCATACCTAAACTATGACTATTGAAGTTTAGTGCATTGTCTAAGTCACAAAAGAAGGACAAATGACCCTGTGTTGTTGTGTCATCTCAGGAACCAAATTATCAGAATTTCCTAACCCCGTGTCTTTTCAATTAACAAATGACActcgaaaaaaataaaactaacaacCGGAAAAGAATGTTACATCTTAACCATGTGTAATTTTGAACTGGAGAACAGGAAAAGGACATGGATCAAGAGACAGATGAATGTAATAACTCCAACAGTGTGcgtattaaataaatatttggcATTAGATCATGATACAGACACTAATGTGATCATCACAGCTACTTAATGTGACAACTGCTGGAACAATCATGGTGTTAGATTGCATCGATCTGGTATTCATGATGAGACCATCAATTTTTATTGTATGGTAGAGTAGTCTGGTAGGTAATCTGCAATTTCATACACTTTGGTTAAGTGGGTGTGACCTTCACTTCATTCAATCACTTTGCCTctgataattttatttgaaccAAAGTTACAGCCTTTACAGCTTCTCATTCCAAAAAATAAGTACAGTTGGCAGGTGGTCCTATGTAACTCTGCAATATATTCCTTTGTGAGAGAACTGAAAGCACCAAGAAACTTAGAATCAAATAGTAAAAGAATCTTAAATGTGCataactttttattcttttctcctTCATGGCATGCCATTTTCTGCTCCCTTGTTATGAGCACTCTGACTTCAATGTGGACCAGTGTGTCAAAACTAAAAGAGTCAGATCCCATAGCCAACCATGATTTAATTAGGCCAAACCTTTATTTTAGGCTGTTCTACTAAAGTGTTTCTTTGTTTCATGGCATATTTGTTACTCTAAATTTTTTTGCAGGTTAAGGCACAGCAGATTCTTGTATCTAGTATGGAGACATGGGAATCAATTTGCATTAATTAATCTTAATTGGTTTAGACTGAAACCGAAAATGATATTCAAGATACAGCATTTCCTTTCACTTTGCCTTCCATTAATGATAACTTTCCATGGCAACACATAATGACCAAGCTtacatttttactttatttttaaaagtagcTTTTGTTGCAAAAGCTAAAGTAGATGAAACTAATAGGCTAGTAGCTTGTTGCAAGCTCTGTtgataaagaaatataataaagttttaGGTGTGAATTATGAAACGGTTGTGTGAAGAATCAATTATGGAGCTTCTTTGATATAAAAATGCATAATAAATGGTTAGCTAAATTACTATACTAAAGAGCAGTGTTTCACTATGGCTGCCATATAATGGGAAGAGGACAAATGGGACAGCCACAGGAAAAGAGGTTTCTATCTTTTTCACAGAGAGAGATGTGATAGAGACTTAATATGATTAGTGCAGGTGGGACGGATGGTGGCCACAATCATGAATGCAGAAAACATGTCACCCCACCTGTTCAAGCCTTGTGGGGGCAATGGATGGATACctatataaaatagtttgtgtaaaatgattattttatacgtttaaattttttacattcatttttatattacttttactttttttttttttaaaactacaaacatttatatttttattattattttactattttgttatatatcaaataaatgtaacaaTGTGTCATGGTATCtgtaacatccaaaaaataTAGTGTAAATTCATATAATAGGAACATCACATTCATAATACTACAGATCAATTCACACAAAAGGTAGAACGTACGCTTATGGCCAAACGACCTTACATAATAACGGAAAAGCTAAAACTGTACAAAAGCTGAAACTAtgccgaacggtttacaaaagacctATACCGAACGACCTACAAAAGAAGTAGCCCAaaagatgaccgaacggtcatccAAAGAAACCAACAACTGACCGAACgattctactgttcggtcttaactagtgcaaaaaagacctttaacgtcaccctttagacgtctgaccctcgaatatccaacgtaaaaaatgaccggtggcatttttcgtaaataaaacaattatttagacgtcggtt from the Vigna angularis cultivar LongXiaoDou No.4 chromosome 3, ASM1680809v1, whole genome shotgun sequence genome contains:
- the LOC108325297 gene encoding BTB/POZ domain-containing protein At1g03010 isoform X2 — its product is MGVVTVGELKPSISGKRTFRPSSSIRHATEWPISDVSSDLTIEVGASSFALHKFPLVSRSGRIRKMLLEAKDSKVSRISLPNVPGGAEAFELAAKFCYGINVELTLSNVAMLKCVAHFLEMTEEFSEKNLETRAEAYLKETVLPNISNTISVLHRCETLVPTSEEISLVSRLINAIANNACKEQLTTGLQKLDHNFPSKIITNMEPETPSEWWGKSLNILSLDFFQRVLSAVKSKGLKQDMISKILINYAHNSLQGIVRDHHAVKGCFPDLELQKKQRVIVEAISGLLPTQSRKSPVPMAFLSSLLKAAIAASASTSCRSDLERRIGLQLDQAILEDILIPTNSHQNTHGTIYDTDSILRIFSNFLNLDEEDQEDNNHLRDESEMVYDYDSPGSPKQSSILKVSKLMDNYLAEVALDPNLLPSKFISLAELLPDHARIVSDGLYRAVDIFLKVHPNIKDSERYRLCKTIDCQKLSQEACSHAAQNERLPVQMAVQVLYFEQIRLRNAMNGGHSQFLFGGMNGQYPHRSGSGAGSGAISPRDNYASVRRENRELKLEVARMRMRLTDLEKDHVNMKQELVRSHPANKLFKSLTKKLSKLNALFRINSTKPNASESRFPFPKRRRHSVS
- the LOC108325297 gene encoding BTB/POZ domain-containing protein At1g03010 isoform X1, with the protein product MWVTYQFKLLGLMIYDKVLHCPLLKRKWLLMFMTLQGLFYFSEVSFWPISDVSSDLTIEVGASSFALHKFPLVSRSGRIRKMLLEAKDSKVSRISLPNVPGGAEAFELAAKFCYGINVELTLSNVAMLKCVAHFLEMTEEFSEKNLETRAEAYLKETVLPNISNTISVLHRCETLVPTSEEISLVSRLINAIANNACKEQLTTGLQKLDHNFPSKIITNMEPETPSEWWGKSLNILSLDFFQRVLSAVKSKGLKQDMISKILINYAHNSLQGIVRDHHAVKGCFPDLELQKKQRVIVEAISGLLPTQSRKSPVPMAFLSSLLKAAIAASASTSCRSDLERRIGLQLDQAILEDILIPTNSHQNTHGTIYDTDSILRIFSNFLNLDEEDQEDNNHLRDESEMVYDYDSPGSPKQSSILKVSKLMDNYLAEVALDPNLLPSKFISLAELLPDHARIVSDGLYRAVDIFLKVHPNIKDSERYRLCKTIDCQKLSQEACSHAAQNERLPVQMAVQVLYFEQIRLRNAMNGGHSQFLFGGMNGQYPHRSGSGAGSGAISPRDNYASVRRENRELKLEVARMRMRLTDLEKDHVNMKQELVRSHPANKLFKSLTKKLSKLNALFRINSTKPNASESRFPFPKRRRHSVS